A genome region from Anopheles stephensi strain Indian chromosome 2, UCI_ANSTEP_V1.0, whole genome shotgun sequence includes the following:
- the LOC118504360 gene encoding zinc finger CCCH-type with G patch domain-containing protein, with product MSVDELDKSIRQYKDQLDQIAQALQRTTDADERKELNKLKQDLIELLELTLETLEPTSDEDSATSPANDNGASTATATTADCMDDEFALFMQEIKELPAEPKEAACEEAKATPPVTESHDELDFDGLIGSKCSAPHLHSWGSTAYHNAMVCSLDTSDLADATAKVLFTNPTHREMIPCAYFLEGECRFADDKCHYSHGEVVRLDELRDYREPQFERLRQKGSRALVKQSSRLWCKGTVLEVDFNEKRCKIRLEEGKREQADVPFEDLLPLDDDAHDSPRESASDDDSSDEEADEEALRKAQLVEKSLFQPAPDRRLGEWEEHTRGIGSKIMQKMGYIVGTGLGREGEGIVLPVSAQVLPQGRSLDYCMELREQANGDKDLFSVEKKLVQLKRQQEKRDAKDYERRAKADKAKDVFSFINEQVFSGGQSSKSKPSARHGELTRHDLKEHSSKNLNIASLKLSEEIRRTEADVERLKIALTRHKAGTPASDNLRRQIDAKRAEISRMQASEYNISKEQQLRTDKKKLTIF from the exons ATGAGTGTCGACGAGTTGGATAAATCGATTCGGCAATACAAAGATCAG CTTGATCAGATTGCACAAGCTCTACAGCGCACCACCGATGCAGATGAGCGGAAAGAATTGAATAAACTGAAGCAAGATCTGATTGAACTGCTGGAGCTAACGCTAGAAACGCTCGAGCCTACTAGCGATGAAGACTCCGCAACGAGCCCTGCGAACGATAATGGAGCTTCAACAGCTACAGCAACAACGGCCGATTGTATGGATGATGAATTTGCACTCTTTATGCAAGAGATTAAAGAACTTCCTGCCGAACCAAAAGAAGCTGCTTGCGAGGAAGCCAAAGCAACACCGCCGGTCACAGAATCCCATGATGAATTAGATTTTGACGGTTTGATTGGCAGCAAGTGTTCGGCGCCACATTTGCACAGCTGGGGCTCAACCGCATACCATAATGCGATGGTATGTAGCCTCGATACTTCCGATCTGGCCGATGCCACCGCCAAGGTGCTCTTCACTAACCCCACCCATCGGGAGATGATACCCTGCGCATACTTTCTCGAAGGAGAGTGTCGTTTCGCAGATGACAAATGCCACTACTCACACGGGGAAGTGGTCCGACTGGACGAGTTACGCGACTACCGGGAACCACAGTTTGAAAGACTGCGCCAAAAAGGTAGCCGAGCGCTGGTAAAACAATCCTCACGACTCTGGTGCAAGGGTACCGTGCTGGAGGTGGATTTTAATGAAAAGCGATGTAAAATACGCTTAGAGGAAGGCAAACGTGAACAAGCGGACGTGCCGTTTGAAGATCTTTTACCACTCGATGACGATGCGCACGATTCGCCACGAGAGAGCGCTTCTGATGACGATTCTAGTGACGAGGAGGCGGACGAAGAAGCGCTCCGGAAGGCTCAGCTGGTGGAGAAAAGTCTCTTTCAACCGGCACCCGATCGACGGTTAGGCGAATGGGAGGAACACACGCGTGGCATCGGAtcgaaaattatgcaaaaaatGGGTTACATCGTTGGAACGGGGCTCGGTCGGGAGGGTGAAGGAATTGTGTTACCGGTCAGTGCCCAGGTGCTGCCGCAGGGTCGTTCGCTCGATTACTGCATGGAGCTGCGCGAACAGGCTAACGGTGATAAGGATCTGTTCAGTGTGGAGAAAAAGCTTGTCCAGCTCAAGAGACAGCAGGAAAAACGGGATGCCAAGGATTATGAGCGTCGGGCCAAAGCGGACAAAGCAAAGGATGTGTTCAGCTTCATCAACGAGCAGGTGTTTAGTGGTGGGCAAAGCTCGAAATCAAAACCATCGGCCCGGCATGGTGAGCTAACGAGACACGATCTCAAGGAACATTCGTCCAAAAACTTGAACATTGCTAGCCTGAAACTATCGGAAGAGATACGCCGAACGGAGGCCGATGTGGAACGGCTTAAGATAGCGCTAACACGACACAAGGCAGGAACGCCGGCGTCAGACAATCTGCGTC